In the genome of Eulemur rufifrons isolate Redbay chromosome 27, OSU_ERuf_1, whole genome shotgun sequence, one region contains:
- the FCMR gene encoding immunoglobulin mu Fc receptor yields the protein MVLLLWSLYFLPVSGALKILPEVHVEGELGGSVIIECPLPKTEVRIYLCRETSSSGICSTVVSSTNFIKKEYRDRVTLELCPDKNLFFVEVTELTENDSGDYACGVGRNTDKGKTQKVTLSIHSEYEPFWEEELMPEPPKWFHKFLQLHSPPWFQAPTHASSSKFISKVTTQAQRTEVPPVHHPSPTTLIIHHPRVSRASSVAATKPPTLPPSITTSKTSAQERLLGPRTASYNHHNRLHRQRAPNRGSQSGREGPGFHILIPTTLGLCLLVLLGLLVKRAVQRRKALSRRVRRLALRMRALEASQRPLAQRPGTSRRLRSQNNVYSACPRRARPVDAAGEGEAAVPGPGTSAPPAPPQDSEAPWLHASSLKTSCEYVSFYHLPDAKMEDTDSDDYINIPALLTSPAVPPGPDSAANESSLSADFQYPLHLSSEPSSPPMPHLNSHPHVSVP from the exons TATCTGGGGCTCTGAAGATCCTCCCAGAAGTCCACGTGGAGGGGGAGCTGGGCGGATCCGTTATCATCGAGTGCCCACTTCCTAAAACGGAAGTGAGGATATATCTGTGCCGGGAGACAAGTAGCTCTGGTATATGTAGTACTGTGGTGTCCAGCACCAACTTCATCAAGAAGGAATACAGGGACCGAGTCACTCTGGAGCTGTGCCCAGACAAGAATCTGTTCTTCGTGGAGGTGACAGAGCTGACCGAAAATGACAGCGGAGACTATGCCTGTGGGGTGGGCAGAAACACAGACAAGGGGAAGACCCAGAAAGTCACCCTGAGCATCCACAGTG AGTATGAGCCATTCTGGGAAGAGGAGCTGATGCCCGAGCCTCCAAAATGGTTTCATAAATTTCTGCAACTGCACTCGCCCCCTTGGTTCCAGGCGCCTACACATGCCAGTTCTTCCAAATTCATATCCAAAG TTACCACACAGGCTCAAAGGACTGAGGTCCCTCCAgtccaccacccctcccccaccaccctaATCATCCACCACCCTCGAGTTTCCAGAGCATCTTCAGTAGCAGCTACCAAGCCCCCAACCCTCCCACCGTCCATCACAACCTCAAAGACCTCAGCTCAGGAGAGGTTGCTCGGGCCTCGGACGGCCAGCTACAACCACCACAACAGGCTGCACAGGCAGAG aGCACCCAACCGTGGCTCACAGTCTGGGAGGGAAGGCCCAGGATTTCACATCCTGATCCCGACCACCCTGGGCCTTTGCCTGCTGGTCCTTCTGGGGCTGTTGGTGAAAAGGGCGGTTCAAAGGAGGAAAG CCCTTTCCAGGCGAGTCCGCCGACTGGCCCTGAGGATGCGCGCCCTGGAGGCCTCGCAGCGGCCCCTGGCGCAGAGGCCCGGCACGTCGCGGCGGCTGCGCTCCCAAAACAACGTGTACAGCGCCTGCCCGCGGCGCGCCCGGCCGGTGGACGCGGCAG GCGAGGGGGAGGCCGCCGTCCCAGGCCCTGGAACCTctgcgcccccggccccgccgcaG GACTCTGAAGCTCCCTGGCTCCACGCCTCGTCTTTGAAGACCAGCTGTGAATATGTGAGTTTCTACCACCTGCCTGATGCCAAGATGGAGGACACCGATTCAGATGACTACATCAATATTCCTGCCTTACTCACCTCCCCGGCTGTCCCCCCGGGCCCGGACAGTGCTGCCAATGAGTCTTCTCTCTCTGCTGATTTCCAATATCCGCTCCATTTGTCCTCAGAGCCCTCATCACCTCCCATGCCCCACCTCAACTCTCACCCCCATGTATCTGTGCCCTGA
- the IL24 gene encoding interleukin-24: MDLDKRKSPTFSNLSKSETWAFPRGDDAMISSSEAEAQARVRLDCPRSITPSSDNPPSSLPMGSRMQAAALPCLSLMLLLWSQLPGARGQEFRFGSCRAKGVVLQELWEAFWAVKDAVQAQDNITSVRLLRREVLQDVSDAESCHLIHSLLKFYLNTVFKHYYKRAVELRTLKSFSTLANNFIVIKSQLQPSQDNEMFSISESAHRRFLLFQRAFTQLDIEAALTKAFGEVDILLTWMERFYHL; encoded by the exons ATGGACCTGGACAAAAGGAAGAGCCCCACTTTCTCCAATCTCTCAAAGTCTGAGACTTGGGCCTTCCCCAGAG GTGATGATGCCATGATAAGCTCCTCggaggctgaggcccaggcaCGCGTTCGCCTGGACTGCCCACGTTCGATTACTCCTTCCTCAGACA ACCCTCCGTCCTCCCTGCCGATGGGCTCGAGAATGCAGGCGGCTGCCCTCCCTTGCCTGAGCCTGATGCTGCTTCTCTGGAGCCAGCTGCCCGGGGCCCGGGGCCAAGAGTTCCGATTTGGGTCTTGCCGAGCAAAGGGGGTCGTTCTCCAGGAACTGTGGGAGGCCTTCTGGGCCGTGAAGGATGCTGTG CAAGCTCAGGATAACATCACGAGTGTCCGGCTGCTGCGGCGGGAGGTTCTGCAGGACGTCTCG GATGCTGAGAGCTGTCACCTCATCCATTCCCTGCTGAAGTTCTACCTCAATACTGTTTTCAAACACTATTACAAGAGAGCAGTGGAATTAAGGACCCTGAAGTCATTCTCTACTCTGGCCAACAACTTTATTGTCATCAAGTCACAACTGCAGCCCAGC CAGGACAACGAGATGTTTTCCATCAGTGAGAGCGCGCACAGGCGCTTTCTGCTGTTCCAGAGAGCGTTCACACAG TTGGACATAGAAGCAGCTCTGACCAAAGCCTTTGGAGAAGTGGACATTCTCCTGACCTGGATGGAGAGATTCTACCACCTCTGA